Part of the Burkholderia sp. FERM BP-3421 genome, TCAAGCGAGTCAAGCGAGTCAAGCGAGTCAAGCGAGTCAAGCGAGTCAAGCGAGTCAAGCGAGTCAAGCGAGTCAAGCGAGTCAAGCGAGTCAAGCGAGTCAAGCGAGTCAAGCGAGTCAAGCGAGTCAAGCGAGTCAAGCGAGTCAAGCGAGTCAAGCGAGTCAAGCGAGTCAAGCGAGTTTCCGAATACTTAGTGCTACTTCCGATCAAGCATGCGGCTGCGTGCCGTTTTTCCGGCGGAAACCGCGCAAGCCCGACGGATCAACGTCTTGATGCGGGCGTGCGCGGGATCTCTCCAGGTCTGCCAATCTAAGGGGGCCGCGCCCGTGCTTTCAAACAGGCCGGCGCGTCTTGACCCGGCCCGCGCGGGCGCGAGTGATACCATGTCGCGCCAGTTTTCCCGCTCATCACGATGCCCGCCACTTTCGACGAACTCGCGTCCCTGATCCGGGCGCAATTTTCCGAGCTGAGCCCGCAATTCCAGGTGGGCGCGGCGTTTCTGCTCGATCATCCGGACGAAGTCGCCGTCTCGTCGATGCGCAAGGTCGCGCAGCGCGCGGGCGTGCAGCCCGCGTCGCTCGTGCGGCTCGCGCAGGTGCTCGGCTTTCCCGGCTGGAGCGCGCTGCGCGACCTGTTCGTCGCGCGCGTGCGCACCCGCCCCGCGCCGCTCACGCAGCGCGCACGCTCGCTCGTGCGCCCCAACGCGAAAGCCTCCCTCGCGCGCGACCTCACGGCCGCGCAGCAGCACAACCTCGCCGTGACCGCGGCGCAGAACGCGCAGGCGATCCTCGATGCGGCGAAACTGATCCGCAAGGCGCCGCACGTCCATGTCGCGGGTTTCCGCTCGTGCCACCCGGTAGCGTTCGGCTTCGTCTATGGCTATCGCCTGTTCCGGCCGACGGTGTCGCTGCTCACGGGCCTCGCGGGCTCGCTCGACATGGAGCTGCGCGGCATCGCGAAGGGCAGCGTCACGCTGGTCATCGCGTTCGCGCCTTACTCGGCGGAAGCCGGCCGCGTTGCGCAGGCGGCCCGCGAACAGGGCAGCCGAATCGTCGCGATCACGGACAGCGCGGTGTCGCCGATCGCGCTGCACGCGGACGCGCACCTGATCTTCACGCACGACAGCCCGTCGTTCTTCCCGTCGCTGGTGGCCGCGCACGCGCTGGCCGAGGCGCTCGTCGCGCAACTGCTCGCGCTCGAGGGCGACAGCGCGGTCGCCGCCCTTGAACGGGCGGAGGCGGCATTGCACGCGAAGGGCGCGTACGTATCCTGAGCCCCGGCGGCATTTCGCGCGCAAACGCTTGCGCGCCGAGATCGTATCGATTTTGGATCGCTTCTATTAAGGAAATTGCAATTTTTAATGGAAACGTTTCCATAATCCGGCGCGAAAAAATAAAGCGCCGTTAACAGGAGTCTGTAAACCTAATAACGGCGTTTTCCTGAATCTCTTTAGATCGGATAGTCAGTCCGAACGGATGCTCTAAGCTTCGCGGAAAGCCTCGCCAGGTATGTTCGGCAAGGGCAAGGCTCGTGAAAAATGCATCTGAAATACTTCTAAGAAGCCGATAAAAAACCACATTCTTTAAAAGAGTGGCTTGCTCGATATTAGATCGATTGCTAATCTCCCGGGGTGGCGAAATACCCGGGTCGAGAATCCGGGAAAAAGTCTATAAAAACCCATCCGAGAAGGCCATGACGACTTATCGTGATATCGATATCACCCACTTTCGCATCGGCGACGTAGTCACCCTCAAGACAGGCGGTCCGCGCATGACGGTCACGTATGCCGGCCCGGTGGTGTTCGACGATAACCACTGGCTGATCTGCCAATGGTTCGACGAGCGCGGAGAATGCCGGCAGGAGATGTTTCAGAACGAAACCGTGGTGCTGGAGCCGCGCGTCATGATCTCCGGCCTCGCGCGCCCGCGCTCGCGCGCCTTGTCGCGCGGCCCGTTGCAGGCCTGAGGCCGGCGCGACCACGTTTCACCACGGGCTGAAACATCCGGCGCGCGTCGCGGCCGATACTGGCCGCATGCATCCGACCGATCCTCTCGCCGCCGTCGTTCATCCCGACCCCTATCCGTACTATGCCGCGCTGACGGCCGGCCCGCCGCTCGTCC contains:
- a CDS encoding MurR/RpiR family transcriptional regulator, encoding MPATFDELASLIRAQFSELSPQFQVGAAFLLDHPDEVAVSSMRKVAQRAGVQPASLVRLAQVLGFPGWSALRDLFVARVRTRPAPLTQRARSLVRPNAKASLARDLTAAQQHNLAVTAAQNAQAILDAAKLIRKAPHVHVAGFRSCHPVAFGFVYGYRLFRPTVSLLTGLAGSLDMELRGIAKGSVTLVIAFAPYSAEAGRVAQAAREQGSRIVAITDSAVSPIALHADAHLIFTHDSPSFFPSLVAAHALAEALVAQLLALEGDSAVAALERAEAALHAKGAYVS
- a CDS encoding YodC family protein, with the translated sequence MTTYRDIDITHFRIGDVVTLKTGGPRMTVTYAGPVVFDDNHWLICQWFDERGECRQEMFQNETVVLEPRVMISGLARPRSRALSRGPLQA